The Argopecten irradians isolate NY chromosome 16, Ai_NY, whole genome shotgun sequence genome window below encodes:
- the LOC138311036 gene encoding uro-adherence factor A-like isoform X1, producing MESKKKSATLPAGMAPPSSSSSGTHVKTQQKLSSHSFSGGFLSRLKRRFRLKSKGYELQPGSQTLVHGVRFQPCPDDQTGQRLQDEGQAGRRPGATEVLRTHSDRRTDRPPQYRGGHKKDERKARSDFLHDPNSAVKRNCLGEDLNIPNKYVASDQNVIDLEHDGECVDGDVFDDTDPGYETLDEIRRKMQIQFNQPQKMNGSACQAETDSASQRPKGPQHRRSQSTGHPQISHQSEFGTMLDSGLGSPMVSDTCSSMRTSDIATCKSLSVVSDTDISAYQSVSPIGYAHTDNFLNPSNLSSMRMNSCPGKTYDLIPGNSQDLLCQGGPEMMYNSDTYLPDHEVSELYANPKILLRKKTQREENEAKQRLSGQGSNRTSSNDSDEGNTSFDTDGKRSSTSDSKMENIEQDEESVPPIPERKYSLYLNQQAKRQNSLDKKVVTNNMNPSALDSHLEESTCAIPENSIFSDHKCLTDSAITDSVSSRILNQSADTFGQDSGFWLSEEEDLLRSCDTSLHVDRTDSLSRMSPASRFEKDERVILTGDVRTIVSTKPENESVVSDSREKGQATGYHNEHGHVGVNNDLYQSPWDVLNDSCGQRTNLACAISRQSGDIDLASDNVQMEFLSFDEGSCQMEDKHVQKRSSTGSRISYKEMTVCQSASSLETHTSETKDNTMALSNMASSVQSGCSVESSENYWSQKRNSQYRNSIEKQRNSAHEHRKSVEEHRDSVEEYRKCTEEHRNSEHEQRHRDSVQEYRNSTREHRNSKNGQRHRDSVEEYRNSIGELRNSEHEQRHRDSVQEYGQRHRDSVEEYRNRTGEHRNSEHEQTYRHSYEEYRNSKHEHRKSGEVYRNSGENFYNESVEMDIENMDIKNKKQSKFCNSLPNNESIMTDNASEKFSNGQSSYIPNKRSEFPELLNPPCPRLSQEVENNSNSLSPAEKDFESSLGGSTEPSLDSLGGSTDGLSEKSGEPHVVSYEDDADAVLESMAVQSESFADDMTMSLMGGAQSHSNDQILEGVQSIDISKDYDQPSDISETITCKTDSAEQETESISDPLSDDRVSSASTMSPSARLPDYYYQDNEPVHMSLSELGMSDEQWVDSEPIHMSVNELKRSKSHYEGERERRSHFNTPSPSFWQSPPQNDTTQSPCTNSTPNRTTLPPTHSGNVYETVDDEDDDRDLDAISRVRPNVHPVMQSAYVSNHGARPRRPYSAEVSSLHTRRDDEFMRRLDSRPPAIIPRTNPEEASQRDFMESMRQLKDCGWYWGPLSWDEAEIKLMNKPDGSFLVRDSSDDRYILSLSFNMQGRVHHTRIEHHKAGKFSFWSQPDSHGKATIREFIEQCVKNSRNGQFLYFIRPSGPGSPPMPVHLLHPVSRYKQMQSLQHMCRFQILQKVRRDHIDKLPIPTQIKDYLKDPQYYVEYLEED from the exons ATGGAAAGTAAAAAGAAATCTGCTACATTACCTGCAGGAATGGCACCACCATCTTCATCCTCCTCCGGAACACATGTGAAAACCCAGCAGAAGTTATCCTCCCATTCTTTTAGTGGTGGCTTTCTGAGCAGACTAAAACGTAGATTCAGGCTCAAAAGCAAAGGATATGAACTCCAACCTGGAAGTCAAACACTTGTTCATGGAGTACGTTTTCAGCCATGTCCAGATGACCAGACAGGTCAAAGGTTGCAAGACGAAGGTCAAGCTGGGAGGAGGCCTGGTGCGACGGAAGTATTAAGGACTCACTCAGATAGGCGGACTGACCGCCCCCCGCAATACCGCGGGGGCCACAAAAAGGATGAAAGGAAAGCAAGGTCAGACTTTCTCCATGATCCCAATAGTGCTGTGAAAAGAAATTGTTTAGGGGAAGACTTGAATATACCGAATAAGTATGTGGCATCTGACCAAAATGTTATTGACCTAGAACATGATGGGGAATGTGTTGATGGTGATGTTTTTGATGACACGGACCCCGGATATGAAACTCTGGATGAAATTCGCAGGAAAATGCAAATACAGTTTAATCAGCCTCAGAAAATGAATGGTAGTGCTTGCCAGGCAGAAACAGACTCAGCATCTCAACGACCCAAAGGTCCACAGCACCGACGGTCACAGTCCACTGGACACCCACAGATTTCACACCAGAGTGAATTTGGAACAATGCTTGACAGTGGTCTTGGAAGTCCAATGGTGTCGGATACATGCTCTAGTATGAGAACGTCAGACATAGCCACATGTAAatctctttctgttgtcagtgATACAGATATTAGTGCTTATCAGAGTGTTAGTCCAATAGGCTACGCACACACAGATAATTTCCTAAATCCTTCAAACTTGTCATCCATGAGGATGAACAGCTGTCCCGGAAAAACATACGATTTAATTCCGGGAAATTCGCAGGATTTGTTGTGTCAAGGAGGACCAGAAATGATGTACAACTCTGACACGTATTTACCAGACCATGAAGTCAGTGAATTGTACGCTAATCCAAAAATTCTGCTGCGGAAGAAAACTCAAAGGGAGGAAAATGAAGCTAAACAAAGGCTATCGggacaggggtcaaatagaacTTCAAGCAATGATTCAGACGAGGGGAACACAAGTTTTGATACAGATGGTAAAAGGTCAAGTACAAGTGATTCCAAAATGGAAAACATTGAACAGGATGAGGAATCTGTACCCCCTATTCCTGAGcgtaaatatagtttatatttaaatcAGCAAGCAAAACGACAAAATTCACTGGATAAAAAGGTTGTTACAAATAATATGAATCCTAGTGCTCTTGACTCTCATTTGGAGGAATCTACATGTGCCATACCAgaaaacagtattttttctgACCATAAATGTCTAACAGATAGTGCCATTACTGACTCTGTTTCTTCTCGAATCTTGAATCAGTCAGCGGACACTTTTGGTCAAGATTCGGGTTTCTGGTTGTCTGAGGAGGAGGATCTTCTTAGGTCATGTGATACTAGTTTACATGTAGACAGGACAGATAGTTTGTCGCGAATGTCACCAGCAAGTCGGTTTGAGAAGGATGAACGGGTTATCCTTACAGGAGATGTGAGGACAATAGTGTCAACAAAACCCGAAAATGAAAGTGTGGTATCAGACTCCAGAGAAAAGGGGCAGGCAACTGGTTATCATAATGAACATGGTCATGTGGGTGTAAATAATGATTTGTACCAGAGTCCCTGGGATGTTCTGAATGATTCTTGTGGTCAAAGGACGAATTTAGCATGTGCCATTTCAAGACAGTCAGGAGATATAGATCTTGCATCAGACAATGTTCAAATGGAATTCCTTTCCTTTGATGAAGGGAGCTGCCAAATGGAGGATAAGCATGTTCAGAAAAGGAGCTCAACAGGATCTAGAATTTCCTATAAAGAAATGACAGTTTGTCAAAGTGCTAGTAGCCTTGAAACGCATACCTCAGAAACAAAGGATAACACGATGGCATTATCAAACATGGCATCTTCAGTACAGTCTGGTTGTAGTGTGGAATCGTCAGAAAATTATTGGAGCCAGAAAAGGAACAGTCAGTATAGAAACAGTATAGAAAAGCAGAGAAACAGTGCACATGAACATAGAAAAAGTGTTGAGGAGCATAGAGATAGTGTAGAGGAGTATAGAAAATGTACAGAAGAGCATAGAAACAGTGAACATGAACAAAGGCATAGAGATAGTGTACAGGAGTATAGAAACAGTACAAGAGAGCATAGAAACAGCAAAAATGGACAAAGGCATAGAGATAGTGTAGAGGAGTATAGAAACAGTATTGGAGAGCTTAGAAACAGCGAACATGAACAAAGGCATAGAGATAGTGTACAGGAGTATGGACAAAGGCATAGAGATAGTGTAGAGGAATATAGAAACAGAACAGGAGAGCATAGAAACAGCGAACATGaacaaacatacagacacagtTATGAGGAGTACAGAAACAGTAAACACGAACACAGAAAAAGTGGTGAGGTGTATAGAAATAGTGGAGAGAACTTCTATAACGAAAGTGTGGAAATGGATATAGAAAACAtggatattaaaaataaaaaacagtCAAAGTTTTGTAATAGCCTGCCAAATAATGAAAGTATTATGACCGATAATGCTAGTGAAAAATTCTCTAATGGACAGTCTTCATATATTCCTAACAAAAGAAGTGAATTCCCTGAATTGTTAAATCCGCCATGTCCAAGGTTATCCCAAGAGGTGGAAAACAATTCAAATAGTTTATCACCTGCAGAGAAGGACTTCGAGTCAAGTCTAGGGGGCAGCACTGAGCCATCCTTAGACAGTCTAGGTGGCAGCACTGATGGTTTGAGTGAAAAATCAGGTGAACCACATGTGGTGTCGTATGAAGATGATGCAGACGCTGTGTTAGAAAGCATGGCGGTGCAAAGTGAGTCATTTGCAGACGATATGACTATGTCATTAATGGGAGGTGCTCAAAGTCATTCAAATGATCAAATTTTAGAGGGAGTTCAGTCTATTGACATTTCTAAGGATTATGACCAGCCGTCAGACATATCAGAAACTATTACATGTAAGACAGATTCAGCAGAACAGGAAACGGAATCCATATCAGACCCGTTGAGTGATGATAGAGTATCATCAGCGTCCACAATGAGTCCGTCTGCTCGGCTCCCCGACTATTATTACCAGGACAACGAGCCAGTTCACATGTCTTTATCGGAACTGGGCATGTCTGACGAACAGTGGGTGGATTCTGAGCCAATTCACATGAGTGTTAACGAATTAAAAAGATCAAAATCTCATTATGAAGGTGAGCGTGAACGCCGATCTCATTTCAATACACCTTCACCATCATTTTGGCAGTCTCCGCCACAAAACGACACAACACAATCACCATGCACCAATTCGACACCAAACCGAACAACTCTTCCTCCAACACATAGTGGTAATGTGTATGAAACTGTTGACGATGAAGACGATGATCGAGATTTAGATGCAATTTCACGTGTTCGCCCTAACGTTCATCCCGTTATGCAGTCTGCTTATGTTAGTAACCATGGAGCTCGACCCCGTAGGCCTTACTCCGCTGAAGTGTCGTCATTGCATACAAGAAGAGATGACGAGTTTATGAGACGTCTTGACTCACGACCTCCAGCAATTATCCCAAGGACAAACCCAGAAGAAG CAAGCCAAAGAGACTTCATGGAAAGTATGCGGCAACTCAAAGAT tGTGGTTGGTATTGGGGCCCTCTAAGCTGGGATGAGGCTGAAATCAAACTGATGAACAAGCCAGATGGTTCCTTTCTGGTGCGTGACAGCTCCGACGATCGATACATCCTCAGCCTCTCTTTCAACATGCAGGGCCGAGTGCATCACACACGTATTGAACATCACAAAG CAGGGAAGTTCAGTTTCTGGTCCCAACCTGATTCCCATGGGAAGGCTACCATTCGTGAATTCATAGAACAATGTGTGAAGAACTCGCGTAACGGCCAGTTCTTGTATTTTATCCGCCCTTCTGGTCCAGGATCACCTCCAATGCCTGTTCATCTGCTGCATCCAGTGTCTCGTTATAAACAGATGCAGTCTCTACAGCACATGTGTCGGTTTCAGATCCTACAGAAAGTTCGTCGAGATCACATCGACAAGCTTCCCATCCCTACACAAATCAAAGACTATCTGAAAGATCCACAGTATTATGTGGAGTATCTAGAGGAGGattga
- the LOC138311036 gene encoding uro-adherence factor A-like isoform X2: MESKKKSATLPAGMAPPSSSSSGTHVKTQQKLSSHSFSGGFLSRLKRRFRLKSKGYELQPGSQTLVHGVRFQPCPDDQTGQRLQDEGQAGRRPGATEVLRTHSDRRTDRPPQYRGGHKKDERKARSDFLHDPNSAVKRNCLGEDLNIPNKYVASDQNVIDLEHDGECVDGDVFDDTDPGYETLDEIRRKMQIQFNQPQKMNGSACQAETDSASQRPKGPQHRRSQSTGHPQISHQSEFGTMLDSGLGSPMVSDTCSSMRTSDIATCKSLSVVSDTDISAYQSVSPIGYAHTDNFLNPSNLSSMRMNSCPGKTYDLIPGNSQDLLCQGGPEMMYNSDTYLPDHEVSELYANPKILLRKKTQREENEAKQRLSGQGSNRTSSNDSDEGNTSFDTDGKRSSTSDSKMENIEQDEESVPPIPERKYSLYLNQQAKRQNSLDKKVVTNNMNPSALDSHLEESTCAIPENSIFSDHKCLTDSAITDSVSSRILNQSADTFGQDSGFWLSEEEDLLRSCDTSLHVDRTDSLSRMSPASRFEKDERVILTGDVRTIVSTKPENESVVSDSREKGQATGYHNEHGHVGVNNDLYQSPWDVLNDSCGQRTNLACAISRQSGDIDLASDNVQMEFLSFDEGSCQMEDKHVQKRSSTGSRISYKEMTVCQSASSLETHTSETKDNTMALSNMASSVQSGCSVESSENYWSQKRNSQYRNSIEKQRNSAHEHRKSVEEHRDSVEEYRKCTEEHRNSEHEQRHRDSVQEYRNSTREHRNSKNGQRHRDSVEEYRNSIGELRNSEHEQRHRDSVQEYGQRHRDSVEEYRNRTGEHRNSEHEQTYRHSYEEYRNSKHEHRKSGEVYRNSGENFYNESVEMDIENMDIKNKKQSKFCNSLPNNESIMTDNASEKFSNGQSSYIPNKRSEFPELLNPPCPRLSQEVENNSNSLSPAEKDFESSLGGSTEPSLDSLGGSTDGLSEKSGEPHVVSYEDDADAVLESMAVQSESFADDMTMSLMGGAQSHSNDQILEGVQSIDISKDYDQPSDISETITCKTDSAEQETESISDPLSDDRVSSASTMSPSARLPDYYYQDNEPVHMSLSELGMSDEQWVDSEPIHMSVNELKRSKSHYEGERERRSHFNTPSPSFWQSPPQNDTTQSPCTNSTPNRTTLPPTHSGNVYETVDDEDDDRDLDAISRVRPNVHPVMQSAYVSNHGARPRRPYSAEVSSLHTRRDDEFMRRLDSRPPAIIPRTNPEEASQRDFMESMRQLKDCGWYWGPLSWDEAEIKLMNKPDGSFLVRDSSDDRYILSLSFNMQGRVHHTRIEHHKGKFSFWSQPDSHGKATIREFIEQCVKNSRNGQFLYFIRPSGPGSPPMPVHLLHPVSRYKQMQSLQHMCRFQILQKVRRDHIDKLPIPTQIKDYLKDPQYYVEYLEED; encoded by the exons ATGGAAAGTAAAAAGAAATCTGCTACATTACCTGCAGGAATGGCACCACCATCTTCATCCTCCTCCGGAACACATGTGAAAACCCAGCAGAAGTTATCCTCCCATTCTTTTAGTGGTGGCTTTCTGAGCAGACTAAAACGTAGATTCAGGCTCAAAAGCAAAGGATATGAACTCCAACCTGGAAGTCAAACACTTGTTCATGGAGTACGTTTTCAGCCATGTCCAGATGACCAGACAGGTCAAAGGTTGCAAGACGAAGGTCAAGCTGGGAGGAGGCCTGGTGCGACGGAAGTATTAAGGACTCACTCAGATAGGCGGACTGACCGCCCCCCGCAATACCGCGGGGGCCACAAAAAGGATGAAAGGAAAGCAAGGTCAGACTTTCTCCATGATCCCAATAGTGCTGTGAAAAGAAATTGTTTAGGGGAAGACTTGAATATACCGAATAAGTATGTGGCATCTGACCAAAATGTTATTGACCTAGAACATGATGGGGAATGTGTTGATGGTGATGTTTTTGATGACACGGACCCCGGATATGAAACTCTGGATGAAATTCGCAGGAAAATGCAAATACAGTTTAATCAGCCTCAGAAAATGAATGGTAGTGCTTGCCAGGCAGAAACAGACTCAGCATCTCAACGACCCAAAGGTCCACAGCACCGACGGTCACAGTCCACTGGACACCCACAGATTTCACACCAGAGTGAATTTGGAACAATGCTTGACAGTGGTCTTGGAAGTCCAATGGTGTCGGATACATGCTCTAGTATGAGAACGTCAGACATAGCCACATGTAAatctctttctgttgtcagtgATACAGATATTAGTGCTTATCAGAGTGTTAGTCCAATAGGCTACGCACACACAGATAATTTCCTAAATCCTTCAAACTTGTCATCCATGAGGATGAACAGCTGTCCCGGAAAAACATACGATTTAATTCCGGGAAATTCGCAGGATTTGTTGTGTCAAGGAGGACCAGAAATGATGTACAACTCTGACACGTATTTACCAGACCATGAAGTCAGTGAATTGTACGCTAATCCAAAAATTCTGCTGCGGAAGAAAACTCAAAGGGAGGAAAATGAAGCTAAACAAAGGCTATCGggacaggggtcaaatagaacTTCAAGCAATGATTCAGACGAGGGGAACACAAGTTTTGATACAGATGGTAAAAGGTCAAGTACAAGTGATTCCAAAATGGAAAACATTGAACAGGATGAGGAATCTGTACCCCCTATTCCTGAGcgtaaatatagtttatatttaaatcAGCAAGCAAAACGACAAAATTCACTGGATAAAAAGGTTGTTACAAATAATATGAATCCTAGTGCTCTTGACTCTCATTTGGAGGAATCTACATGTGCCATACCAgaaaacagtattttttctgACCATAAATGTCTAACAGATAGTGCCATTACTGACTCTGTTTCTTCTCGAATCTTGAATCAGTCAGCGGACACTTTTGGTCAAGATTCGGGTTTCTGGTTGTCTGAGGAGGAGGATCTTCTTAGGTCATGTGATACTAGTTTACATGTAGACAGGACAGATAGTTTGTCGCGAATGTCACCAGCAAGTCGGTTTGAGAAGGATGAACGGGTTATCCTTACAGGAGATGTGAGGACAATAGTGTCAACAAAACCCGAAAATGAAAGTGTGGTATCAGACTCCAGAGAAAAGGGGCAGGCAACTGGTTATCATAATGAACATGGTCATGTGGGTGTAAATAATGATTTGTACCAGAGTCCCTGGGATGTTCTGAATGATTCTTGTGGTCAAAGGACGAATTTAGCATGTGCCATTTCAAGACAGTCAGGAGATATAGATCTTGCATCAGACAATGTTCAAATGGAATTCCTTTCCTTTGATGAAGGGAGCTGCCAAATGGAGGATAAGCATGTTCAGAAAAGGAGCTCAACAGGATCTAGAATTTCCTATAAAGAAATGACAGTTTGTCAAAGTGCTAGTAGCCTTGAAACGCATACCTCAGAAACAAAGGATAACACGATGGCATTATCAAACATGGCATCTTCAGTACAGTCTGGTTGTAGTGTGGAATCGTCAGAAAATTATTGGAGCCAGAAAAGGAACAGTCAGTATAGAAACAGTATAGAAAAGCAGAGAAACAGTGCACATGAACATAGAAAAAGTGTTGAGGAGCATAGAGATAGTGTAGAGGAGTATAGAAAATGTACAGAAGAGCATAGAAACAGTGAACATGAACAAAGGCATAGAGATAGTGTACAGGAGTATAGAAACAGTACAAGAGAGCATAGAAACAGCAAAAATGGACAAAGGCATAGAGATAGTGTAGAGGAGTATAGAAACAGTATTGGAGAGCTTAGAAACAGCGAACATGAACAAAGGCATAGAGATAGTGTACAGGAGTATGGACAAAGGCATAGAGATAGTGTAGAGGAATATAGAAACAGAACAGGAGAGCATAGAAACAGCGAACATGaacaaacatacagacacagtTATGAGGAGTACAGAAACAGTAAACACGAACACAGAAAAAGTGGTGAGGTGTATAGAAATAGTGGAGAGAACTTCTATAACGAAAGTGTGGAAATGGATATAGAAAACAtggatattaaaaataaaaaacagtCAAAGTTTTGTAATAGCCTGCCAAATAATGAAAGTATTATGACCGATAATGCTAGTGAAAAATTCTCTAATGGACAGTCTTCATATATTCCTAACAAAAGAAGTGAATTCCCTGAATTGTTAAATCCGCCATGTCCAAGGTTATCCCAAGAGGTGGAAAACAATTCAAATAGTTTATCACCTGCAGAGAAGGACTTCGAGTCAAGTCTAGGGGGCAGCACTGAGCCATCCTTAGACAGTCTAGGTGGCAGCACTGATGGTTTGAGTGAAAAATCAGGTGAACCACATGTGGTGTCGTATGAAGATGATGCAGACGCTGTGTTAGAAAGCATGGCGGTGCAAAGTGAGTCATTTGCAGACGATATGACTATGTCATTAATGGGAGGTGCTCAAAGTCATTCAAATGATCAAATTTTAGAGGGAGTTCAGTCTATTGACATTTCTAAGGATTATGACCAGCCGTCAGACATATCAGAAACTATTACATGTAAGACAGATTCAGCAGAACAGGAAACGGAATCCATATCAGACCCGTTGAGTGATGATAGAGTATCATCAGCGTCCACAATGAGTCCGTCTGCTCGGCTCCCCGACTATTATTACCAGGACAACGAGCCAGTTCACATGTCTTTATCGGAACTGGGCATGTCTGACGAACAGTGGGTGGATTCTGAGCCAATTCACATGAGTGTTAACGAATTAAAAAGATCAAAATCTCATTATGAAGGTGAGCGTGAACGCCGATCTCATTTCAATACACCTTCACCATCATTTTGGCAGTCTCCGCCACAAAACGACACAACACAATCACCATGCACCAATTCGACACCAAACCGAACAACTCTTCCTCCAACACATAGTGGTAATGTGTATGAAACTGTTGACGATGAAGACGATGATCGAGATTTAGATGCAATTTCACGTGTTCGCCCTAACGTTCATCCCGTTATGCAGTCTGCTTATGTTAGTAACCATGGAGCTCGACCCCGTAGGCCTTACTCCGCTGAAGTGTCGTCATTGCATACAAGAAGAGATGACGAGTTTATGAGACGTCTTGACTCACGACCTCCAGCAATTATCCCAAGGACAAACCCAGAAGAAG CAAGCCAAAGAGACTTCATGGAAAGTATGCGGCAACTCAAAGAT tGTGGTTGGTATTGGGGCCCTCTAAGCTGGGATGAGGCTGAAATCAAACTGATGAACAAGCCAGATGGTTCCTTTCTGGTGCGTGACAGCTCCGACGATCGATACATCCTCAGCCTCTCTTTCAACATGCAGGGCCGAGTGCATCACACACGTATTGAACATCACAAAG GGAAGTTCAGTTTCTGGTCCCAACCTGATTCCCATGGGAAGGCTACCATTCGTGAATTCATAGAACAATGTGTGAAGAACTCGCGTAACGGCCAGTTCTTGTATTTTATCCGCCCTTCTGGTCCAGGATCACCTCCAATGCCTGTTCATCTGCTGCATCCAGTGTCTCGTTATAAACAGATGCAGTCTCTACAGCACATGTGTCGGTTTCAGATCCTACAGAAAGTTCGTCGAGATCACATCGACAAGCTTCCCATCCCTACACAAATCAAAGACTATCTGAAAGATCCACAGTATTATGTGGAGTATCTAGAGGAGGattga